A single region of the Deltaproteobacteria bacterium genome encodes:
- a CDS encoding 6-phosphofructokinase, with translation MATLAILVGGGPAPGINGVIGAATILARRRRARVLGIPNGFEPLIRGELDSVRELHIDDVSRIHLLGGSVLGTSRVSPLEPDGVLGRTIDSLARLGVDHLLTIGGDGTAHVARKVSDAPLARFTLAHVPKTIDNDLPLPPGVPTFGYETARGEGARVIGHLLEDGRTSSRWYVVVMMGRSSGHLALGAAKAAGATLTILPEELRGRAVHLGDVARIVEGAMLKRLAMKRSHGVAVIAEGVAELLPESDFPDGIPRDKQGRPRFSELPFGDLVAKRAQAGLRELGIDLSVIDKDVGYELRCAEPNAFDVAYTRDLGAGAAESLLDGAHRVMITRDNDAIVRVPFADMLDAETGRTRVRSVDVAGRTYATSRLLQVRLEPADLEPGSLCDAICALAKRSADELRARYFG, from the coding sequence ATGGCGACTCTGGCGATTCTCGTGGGTGGGGGGCCGGCGCCCGGGATCAATGGCGTGATCGGCGCGGCGACGATTCTGGCGCGGCGGCGGCGGGCGCGTGTGCTCGGGATTCCGAACGGGTTCGAGCCGCTGATTCGCGGCGAGCTCGATTCGGTGCGCGAGCTGCACATCGACGACGTGTCGCGCATCCACTTGCTCGGAGGTTCGGTGCTCGGAACTTCGCGCGTGAGCCCGCTCGAGCCGGACGGGGTGCTCGGCCGCACGATCGACTCGCTCGCGCGACTCGGCGTCGACCACCTCCTCACGATCGGCGGCGACGGCACGGCGCACGTCGCGCGCAAAGTGTCGGACGCGCCTCTCGCGCGCTTCACGCTCGCGCACGTGCCCAAGACGATCGACAACGATCTGCCGCTTCCACCCGGAGTGCCCACGTTCGGCTACGAGACCGCGCGTGGCGAAGGCGCGCGCGTGATCGGTCACCTGCTCGAAGACGGGCGCACGAGCTCGCGCTGGTACGTCGTCGTCATGATGGGGCGAAGCTCCGGCCACCTCGCTCTCGGCGCCGCGAAGGCCGCTGGCGCGACGCTCACGATTCTTCCCGAGGAGCTGCGCGGGCGCGCCGTGCACCTCGGCGACGTCGCGCGCATCGTCGAGGGCGCGATGCTGAAGCGCCTCGCGATGAAGCGCTCGCACGGTGTCGCGGTGATCGCTGAGGGCGTCGCGGAGCTGCTGCCCGAGTCGGACTTTCCGGACGGAATTCCTCGCGACAAACAGGGGCGGCCGCGCTTCTCGGAGTTGCCGTTCGGCGATCTCGTCGCGAAACGCGCGCAGGCTGGCCTGCGCGAGCTCGGCATCGATCTCTCGGTGATCGACAAGGACGTCGGTTACGAGCTGCGCTGTGCGGAACCCAACGCGTTCGACGTCGCCTACACGCGCGATCTCGGCGCGGGAGCCGCCGAGTCGCTGCTCGACGGCGCCCATCGCGTGATGATCACACGCGACAACGACGCGATCGTGCGCGTGCCGTTCGCCGACATGCTCGACGCCGAGACCGGTAGGACGCGCGTACGCTCCGTCGACGTCGCGGGGCGCACCTACGCCACCTCACGCTTGCTTCAGGTGCGGCTCGAGCCTGCGGACCTCGAGCCGGGCTCGCTCTGCGACGCGATCTGCGCGCTCGCGAAGCGCAGCGCGGACGAGCTGCGCGCCCGCTACTTCGGCTAG
- a CDS encoding sugar phosphate isomerase/epimerase has product MPTIRPFAPKHMPVGVLTAALQELTPRAKRDADPDLAIEEWLDYARRMGADCIQLSAALHPSEADVPAEAMLDPVANTLDLRAPFSQQRAQRVLAAVRATGVAIADVGYFDDMLHADAALRAKKHAFMLRAMDAAVLLGAPAVCGFVGRNQSLTLEQNLADFERSFVPLLREAKARGLQYRIEQCPMPGWTAGDNFHNNLAYTPGAWIALHRICEKHGVGDQLRIHYDPSHAILLGQDTRSLFQYLRDEGYGFLIAGFHVKGQVIDARGLAAWGYHGQTLERGAHPAAAWKKQSVFSEHELPGTAKHDPLAYLQNRSVDWLDHQLAARELLPLDPATTPLIVEHEYGPARVQDPEALLPILAGSLAFTRATDRAAAAMFALQREVLAAQGIPAQGRGREPFRS; this is encoded by the coding sequence ATGCCGACGATTCGCCCGTTCGCCCCTAAGCACATGCCGGTCGGTGTCCTCACCGCCGCGCTGCAGGAGCTGACGCCGCGCGCGAAGCGCGACGCAGACCCGGATCTCGCGATCGAGGAATGGCTCGATTACGCGCGCAGAATGGGCGCGGACTGCATCCAGCTTTCCGCCGCGCTGCATCCGAGCGAAGCCGACGTACCGGCCGAGGCGATGCTCGACCCCGTCGCGAACACGCTCGACCTGCGCGCGCCGTTCTCGCAGCAGCGTGCGCAGCGCGTGCTCGCGGCCGTGCGCGCCACCGGCGTCGCGATCGCGGACGTGGGTTACTTCGACGACATGCTGCACGCCGACGCGGCGCTGCGCGCCAAGAAGCACGCCTTCATGCTGCGCGCGATGGACGCCGCGGTGCTGTTAGGGGCGCCAGCAGTGTGCGGCTTCGTGGGACGCAACCAGTCGCTCACGCTCGAGCAGAACCTCGCGGACTTCGAGCGTTCGTTCGTGCCGCTGCTGCGCGAGGCCAAAGCGCGCGGGCTCCAGTACCGCATCGAGCAGTGCCCGATGCCCGGCTGGACCGCGGGCGACAACTTCCACAACAACCTCGCCTACACGCCGGGCGCCTGGATCGCGCTGCACCGGATCTGCGAGAAGCACGGCGTGGGCGACCAGCTGCGCATCCACTACGACCCGTCGCACGCGATCTTGTTGGGGCAGGACACGCGCTCGCTGTTCCAGTACCTGCGCGACGAAGGCTACGGCTTCCTGATCGCGGGCTTCCACGTGAAGGGCCAGGTGATCGACGCGCGGGGTCTCGCGGCGTGGGGCTACCACGGGCAGACGCTCGAGCGCGGCGCGCATCCCGCCGCGGCGTGGAAGAAGCAGAGCGTGTTCAGCGAGCACGAGTTGCCCGGCACCGCGAAGCACGATCCGCTCGCGTACTTGCAGAACCGCAGCGTCGACTGGCTCGATCACCAGCTCGCCGCACGCGAGCTGCTCCCGCTCGATCCCGCCACGACGCCGCTGATCGTCGAGCACGAGTACGGCCCCGCGCGCGTGCAGGACCCCGAAGCGCTGCTGCCGATCCTCGCCGGCTCGCTCGCCTTCACGCGCGCGACCGACCGCGCCGCCGCGGCGATGTTCGCGCTGCAGCGCGAGGTGCTCGCGGCGCAGGGAATTCCCGCGCAGGGGAGGGGGCGGGAGCCGTTTCGCAGCTGA
- a CDS encoding glutathione S-transferase family protein: protein MKLYWFWSFNPQKVRLALHELGLAHDLVAVDLFRGQQRHPDFVRLNPHAKVPVLEDGAMVLTESNAMLAYLGERERRLWPADAAGKAAALRWLFLEARHLSENVGNLWFNDFVAPQVKIPVSEADRARGAEEIAAPLGLVEVQLGKHAFVNGAEFSLVDCCYAPVLDALSLSAFDLAPYPNVSAYLARMRLRPAWAKCEFRTA, encoded by the coding sequence ATGAAGCTCTACTGGTTCTGGTCGTTCAACCCGCAGAAGGTTCGCCTCGCGCTGCACGAACTCGGGCTCGCGCACGACCTCGTCGCGGTCGACTTGTTCCGCGGCCAGCAGCGTCACCCCGACTTCGTGCGCCTGAATCCGCACGCGAAAGTTCCCGTGCTCGAGGACGGCGCGATGGTGCTGACCGAGTCGAACGCGATGCTCGCCTACCTCGGCGAGCGCGAGCGGCGGCTTTGGCCCGCGGACGCCGCGGGCAAAGCAGCCGCGCTCCGCTGGCTCTTCCTCGAAGCGCGCCACCTCTCGGAGAACGTCGGCAACCTCTGGTTCAACGACTTCGTCGCGCCGCAGGTGAAGATTCCCGTGAGCGAGGCAGACCGCGCGCGCGGCGCCGAGGAGATCGCGGCGCCGCTCGGGCTCGTGGAAGTGCAGCTCGGCAAGCACGCGTTCGTGAACGGCGCCGAATTCTCGCTCGTCGACTGTTGTTACGCGCCCGTGCTCGACGCGCTCTCGCTCTCGGCCTTCGACCTCGCGCCCTACCCGAACGTGAGCGCCTACCTCGCGCGCATGCGCCTGCGCCCCGCTTGGGCGAAGTGCGAGTTCCGGACCGCGTAA
- a CDS encoding histidine phosphatase family protein encodes MARPRRGRKHLIAMVGLPARGKSFTARKLAGYLSWLGYPTEVFNVGARRRTQLGPGQSHEFFDPNNKDAVAQRRALAEAVLDDALAYLRGPGRVAIYDATNTTRSQREMIRARAEAEDRDLLFVELINNELEVIEANLREAKLGSPDYARATEADALSDFRARIAHYASVYEPLGEDEGAFVRHVDRGRQIVIHEVYGYVQGRIVFFLTNLQVTKRQVWITRHGESEWNVLGRIGGDAPLSSRGLEYAHNLAAHVRGHFGAASDLDVWTSTLQRTKQTAAALGIDPGEWRALDEINAGECDGMTYAEIEHSLPQEFAARRRDKLAYRYPRGESYQDVIQRLDRVIIELERYRTPVLVIAHRAVLRALYAYFQQLPRADVPHLEMPLHTVIKLTPTAYGCLEERTPLEPRFGRDAKELP; translated from the coding sequence ATGGCACGCCCGAGACGAGGCCGAAAGCATCTCATCGCGATGGTTGGGCTTCCCGCGCGCGGCAAGTCGTTCACCGCGCGCAAGCTCGCGGGATACCTCTCGTGGCTCGGTTACCCGACCGAGGTGTTCAACGTCGGCGCGCGGAGGCGCACGCAGCTCGGGCCGGGGCAGAGCCACGAGTTCTTCGACCCCAACAACAAGGACGCCGTCGCGCAGCGCCGAGCGCTCGCGGAGGCCGTTCTCGACGACGCGCTCGCCTACCTGCGCGGCCCCGGGCGCGTCGCGATCTACGACGCGACCAACACGACGCGCAGCCAGCGCGAGATGATCCGTGCACGCGCGGAAGCCGAGGATCGCGATCTGCTCTTCGTCGAGCTGATCAACAACGAGCTCGAAGTGATCGAGGCGAACCTGCGCGAGGCGAAGCTCGGCTCCCCGGACTACGCGCGCGCGACCGAGGCTGACGCGCTCAGCGACTTTCGCGCGCGCATCGCGCACTACGCGAGCGTGTACGAGCCGCTCGGCGAAGATGAAGGCGCGTTCGTGCGCCACGTCGACCGCGGGCGCCAGATCGTGATCCACGAGGTCTACGGCTACGTACAGGGCCGCATCGTGTTCTTCCTGACGAACCTGCAGGTGACGAAGCGGCAGGTGTGGATCACGCGCCACGGCGAGAGCGAGTGGAACGTGCTCGGGCGAATCGGCGGCGACGCGCCGCTCTCTTCGCGCGGGCTCGAGTACGCGCACAACCTCGCGGCGCACGTGCGCGGGCACTTCGGCGCAGCGAGCGACCTCGACGTGTGGACGAGCACGCTGCAGCGCACGAAGCAGACCGCGGCGGCGCTCGGCATCGATCCGGGCGAGTGGCGCGCGCTCGACGAGATCAACGCGGGCGAGTGCGACGGCATGACCTACGCCGAGATCGAGCACTCGCTGCCGCAGGAGTTCGCCGCGCGCCGCCGCGACAAGCTCGCCTACCGCTACCCGCGCGGCGAGAGTTATCAGGATGTGATCCAGCGCCTCGACCGCGTGATCATCGAGCTCGAGCGCTACCGCACGCCCGTGCTCGTGATCGCGCACCGCGCCGTGCTGCGCGCGCTCTACGCCTACTTCCAGCAGCTGCCGCGTGCGGACGTGCCGCACCTCGAGATGCCGCTGCACACCGTCATCAAGCTCACGCCCACGGCTTACGGTTGCCTCGAAGAGCGCACGCCGCTCGAGCCGCGCTTCGGGCGCGACGCGAAGGAGTTGCCATGA
- a CDS encoding MFS transporter has product MTNAPHARRIFVASSLALFTAGLSFSLRAAAISGIEGEILRALDPLHSGERAGALLGTASLGFAATLALATVFLERIGMGRALVLAGALFSAGTAVAIAAPAVATGGATYQVLWAGFLLCGLGWGFMEASINPLTATLYPQDATARLNVLHAWWPAGIIVGGLVGVASGHLSLAWQTQLAATFVPALATIALCLGVAFPRPARAAAGVAWAEMFRELLRRPMYFVWLACMFLTASSELAPGQWIDLTLTRTVGMRGIWLLIYVSGMMFVLRHFAGPIAHRLSNVGMLWGSAVLATLGLFLLPRADSPLTGLAAATIWGLGVCFMWPTMLATAAERYPRGGELAIGGMAVAGALAIELVLPRLGAIFDRERLALAGSADALAALGEAQRAAIERAAAQTSFETLALLPAVLIAVFGVIWLWDRRTAGAATRD; this is encoded by the coding sequence ATGACAAACGCACCGCACGCTCGCCGCATCTTCGTCGCCTCCTCGCTCGCGCTCTTCACCGCGGGCCTCTCCTTCTCGCTGCGCGCCGCGGCGATCAGCGGCATCGAGGGCGAGATCCTGCGCGCGCTCGATCCGCTTCATTCCGGCGAGCGCGCTGGCGCGCTGCTCGGCACCGCGTCGCTCGGCTTCGCCGCCACGCTCGCGCTCGCGACCGTGTTCCTCGAGCGCATCGGCATGGGCCGCGCGCTCGTGCTCGCCGGCGCGCTCTTCAGCGCGGGCACCGCGGTGGCGATCGCCGCGCCGGCGGTCGCGACGGGCGGCGCGACTTATCAGGTGCTGTGGGCGGGCTTCCTGCTGTGCGGCCTCGGCTGGGGCTTCATGGAGGCGTCGATCAATCCGCTCACGGCGACGCTCTATCCGCAGGACGCCACCGCGCGCCTCAACGTGCTCCACGCCTGGTGGCCCGCCGGCATCATCGTGGGCGGCCTCGTCGGCGTCGCGTCGGGCCACCTCTCTCTCGCGTGGCAGACGCAGCTCGCAGCGACCTTCGTGCCCGCGCTCGCGACGATCGCGCTCTGCCTCGGCGTCGCGTTCCCGCGCCCCGCGCGCGCAGCCGCTGGCGTCGCGTGGGCGGAGATGTTCCGCGAGTTGTTGCGCCGCCCGATGTACTTCGTGTGGCTCGCGTGCATGTTCCTCACCGCGTCGAGCGAGCTCGCGCCGGGCCAGTGGATCGACCTCACGCTCACGCGCACGGTCGGCATGCGCGGCATTTGGCTCTTGATCTACGTGAGCGGGATGATGTTCGTGCTGCGCCACTTCGCGGGCCCGATCGCGCACCGCCTCTCGAACGTGGGAATGCTGTGGGGCTCCGCCGTGCTCGCTACGCTCGGGCTCTTCCTGCTGCCGCGCGCCGACTCCCCCCTGACAGGTCTTGCCGCCGCCACGATCTGGGGCCTCGGCGTGTGCTTCATGTGGCCGACTATGCTCGCGACCGCGGCCGAGCGATATCCGCGCGGCGGCGAGCTCGCGATTGGCGGCATGGCGGTCGCCGGCGCGCTCGCGATCGAGCTCGTGCTGCCGCGCCTCGGCGCCATCTTCGACCGCGAGCGCCTCGCGCTTGCGGGCAGCGCCGACGCGCTCGCCGCACTCGGCGAAGCGCAGCGCGCCGCGATCGAGCGCGCCGCCGCGCAGACCTCGTTCGAGACGCTCGCGCTGCTGCCCGCCGTGCTGATCGCCGTGTTCGGCGTGATCTGGCTGTGGGATCGGCGCACCGCGGGCGCCGCCACGCGGGATTGA
- a CDS encoding DUF4281 domain-containing protein — translation MSDEQLFTLANASVMPAWLLLAVAPRWVWTQRLVHSLLYPVLLGAVYTIGFLAAGAFSAVPESEGGMGSLAAISAAFANPRTLLVGWVHYLCFDLFVGAWEARDAQRRGVPHWQLVPCLFLTLMAGPMGLLLYLGFRWMRARSASLGEVA, via the coding sequence ATGAGCGACGAGCAGCTCTTCACGCTCGCCAACGCCTCCGTCATGCCCGCGTGGCTGCTGCTCGCCGTGGCGCCGCGCTGGGTATGGACGCAGCGCCTCGTGCACTCGCTGCTCTACCCCGTGTTGTTAGGCGCGGTCTACACGATCGGCTTCCTCGCGGCGGGCGCGTTCAGCGCCGTCCCCGAGAGCGAGGGCGGCATGGGAAGCCTCGCGGCGATCTCCGCGGCGTTCGCGAATCCACGCACGCTGCTCGTCGGCTGGGTGCACTACCTGTGCTTCGACCTCTTCGTCGGCGCGTGGGAAGCGCGCGACGCGCAGCGGCGCGGCGTGCCGCACTGGCAGCTCGTGCCGTGCCTCTTCCTCACGCTGATGGCAGGCCCGATGGGTCTGCTGCTCTACCTCGGCTTCCGCTGGATGCGCGCTCGCAGCGCTTCGCTCGGAGAAGTCGCATGA
- a CDS encoding sugar phosphate isomerase/epimerase translates to MRVGINLLLWTDDPTNERFLPLYERLARMGYDGLELPIFGGEPERFRMLGARLADLGLARTATAVCPPETDPIHPDVAVRRAAVAHLSRAIDCCEAAGADLLGGPLYAAIGKFSGKPPTDSEWETSVDVMQHAADYAARARVTLVFEFLNRFEIYLLNDTAQTARYARCVARPNVGVHYDTFHAHIEEKEPALAIENAGAAIRHVHVSENDRSTPGRGQVRWAETFSALKRVGYDGWLTLEAFGAAIPSLAAATRIWRRMFVDEEVLAREGLAFTRRAWEATGR, encoded by the coding sequence GTGCGCGTTGGAATCAATCTTCTGCTCTGGACCGACGACCCGACGAACGAGCGGTTCCTGCCGCTCTACGAGCGCCTCGCGCGCATGGGCTACGACGGCCTCGAGCTGCCGATCTTCGGGGGCGAGCCCGAACGCTTCCGCATGCTCGGCGCGCGCCTCGCGGATCTCGGCCTCGCGCGCACCGCGACGGCGGTGTGCCCGCCCGAGACGGATCCCATTCACCCCGACGTCGCGGTGCGGCGTGCCGCGGTGGCGCACCTCTCACGCGCGATCGACTGCTGCGAGGCGGCCGGCGCCGACTTGCTCGGCGGTCCGCTGTATGCGGCGATCGGGAAGTTCTCAGGCAAGCCGCCGACCGACAGCGAGTGGGAGACGAGCGTGGACGTGATGCAGCACGCCGCCGACTACGCCGCGCGCGCCCGCGTGACGCTCGTGTTCGAGTTCCTGAACCGCTTCGAGATCTATCTGCTCAACGACACCGCGCAGACCGCGCGCTACGCGCGCTGCGTCGCGCGGCCGAACGTTGGCGTTCACTACGACACCTTCCACGCGCACATCGAGGAGAAGGAGCCGGCGCTCGCGATCGAGAACGCCGGCGCCGCGATCCGTCACGTGCACGTCTCCGAGAACGACCGCAGCACGCCGGGTCGCGGCCAGGTGCGCTGGGCCGAGACCTTCTCCGCGCTGAAGCGCGTGGGCTACGACGGCTGGCTCACGCTCGAAGCGTTCGGCGCCGCGATCCCGTCGCTCGCCGCGGCGACGCGCATCTGGCGGCGCATGTTCGTGGACGAAGAGGTGCTCGCGCGCGAAGGCCTCGCGTTCACGCGACGCGCGTGGGAGGCGACGGGGCGCTGA
- a CDS encoding TonB family protein, with translation MTARSLAVTSFVVVSLALAACGKEEEKPAAAAEAPAENAEATPAAEAAPLADSGDLSEIAAATRDYAESGCAAARRRLDFCKDCDGAEQKPLRDLLLANCVERESREKARELYEAIITNHQDTFAASAAIMHVRQIDAAELPPLGDYAGPKPTPVSRPQPAYPPHAEAANIDGRVKLRFDVREDGTIGNARVIESTPPLVFDAVALYAVTSWTYEPGQAAENQQISLRFDLDGSGDEAKPASGAAQ, from the coding sequence GTGACCGCTCGATCTCTGGCCGTGACCTCGTTCGTTGTCGTCAGCCTCGCCCTCGCGGCATGCGGCAAAGAGGAGGAAAAGCCCGCCGCCGCGGCCGAGGCGCCCGCGGAGAACGCCGAGGCGACGCCCGCAGCCGAGGCCGCTCCGCTCGCAGACTCGGGCGATCTCAGCGAGATCGCCGCAGCAACGCGCGACTACGCAGAGAGCGGCTGCGCCGCCGCGCGGCGTCGCCTCGACTTCTGCAAAGACTGTGACGGCGCGGAGCAGAAGCCGCTGCGCGATCTGCTGCTCGCGAACTGCGTGGAGCGCGAGTCGAGGGAGAAGGCGCGCGAGCTGTACGAAGCGATCATCACGAACCACCAGGACACGTTCGCGGCTTCCGCCGCGATCATGCACGTGCGCCAGATCGACGCGGCGGAGCTGCCGCCGCTGGGTGATTATGCCGGCCCGAAGCCCACTCCGGTGAGCCGCCCGCAGCCCGCGTACCCGCCGCACGCCGAGGCCGCGAACATCGACGGCCGCGTGAAGCTGCGCTTCGACGTGCGCGAGGACGGCACGATCGGGAACGCTCGCGTGATCGAGTCGACGCCGCCGCTCGTGTTCGACGCGGTGGCGCTCTACGCCGTGACGAGCTGGACGTACGAGCCGGGGCAAGCCGCGGAGAATCAGCAGATCTCGCTGCGCTTCGATCTCGATGGAAGTGGGGACGAAGCGAAGCCCGCGAGCGGAGCCGCGCAATGA
- a CDS encoding GFA family protein, protein MSGAKRVSGACLCGAVRFTITLPTLFCAHCHCTMCRRNHGAAYVTWTAVPPAQLSLDSGAEALTRYASSEHGSRTFCARCGTSLFCENTAHHDRVDIPVANLLGPIDREPQLHVFYDDRAEWTRIGDALPKLGGATGLEPTK, encoded by the coding sequence ATGAGCGGCGCGAAGCGAGTTTCCGGAGCGTGCCTGTGCGGCGCCGTGCGCTTCACGATCACGCTGCCCACGCTCTTCTGCGCGCACTGCCACTGCACGATGTGCCGGCGCAACCACGGCGCCGCGTACGTCACCTGGACGGCCGTTCCGCCAGCACAGCTCTCGCTCGACTCGGGAGCCGAAGCGCTCACACGCTACGCGTCGTCGGAGCATGGCTCGCGCACGTTCTGCGCGCGCTGCGGCACCTCGCTGTTCTGCGAGAACACCGCACACCATGATCGCGTCGACATCCCCGTGGCGAATCTGTTAGGCCCGATCGACCGCGAGCCGCAGCTGCACGTCTTCTACGACGACCGCGCGGAGTGGACGAGGATCGGCGACGCGCTGCCGAAGCTCGGCGGGGCGACGGGGCTCGAGCCGACGAAGTGA